GGACATAAAGACGCTCGAGGATTACCGGCCGCCCGTCATCAGCGAGGTCTTTGCCGACGACGGGACCAAAATCGCCGAGTTCTGGACCGAATGCAGGATATTCCTCCCGTACGACAAGATCCCCAAGCTAGTGGCGCAGGCCTTCGTGGACGCGGAGGACGCGCGCTTCTTCGAGCACAAGGGCGTGGATATGCGCTCGATCGCGCGCGCCTTTGTCGCCAACCTGCAGGCTGGCGAGATCAAACAGGGAGGCAGCACCATCACCCAGCAGATCACGCGTTCTCTCCTGCTCACCCGCGAGCGCAAGCTGTCGAGGAAGGTCAAGGAGGCGATACTCGCCACCAGGCTCGAACGCTACCTCGACAAGGAGACCATACTCACCCTCTATCTCAACCAGATATACCTGGGCAACCGCGCCTACGGTGTGGCGGCGGCCGCCCGCAACTATTTCAAGAAGCCGCTGAACCAGCTCTCGATCGCGCAGATCGCGCTGCTCGCCGGCATGCCCTCCGCGCCGACGTCCTTCTCTCCCATCAACAACCCGGCGGAGGCCCGCCTGCGCCAGCTGCACGTCCTGAACCGAATGGTCGACGAAGGCCATCTCTCCGAGGAGGAGGCCGACAAGGCCAGGGCTGAAAAGTTCGAGATATTCGTCGCCGGCACCGACAAGGATTTCGACGACCCGGACGCCGCCTATTTTTCCGAGCACGTGCGCAGGATCGTAAAGGAAAAATTCGGCGACGATTTCCTCTACCACAGAGGGCTCAAGATCTACACCACGGTCAACCTCAAGATGCAGCACGAGGCCGCAAAGGCGATCCGCCGCGGCATCGAGTCGCTCGACAGGCGCAAGGGATGGAGGGGGCCGCTGGAACACGTGGACGAGACCGAGATAACGGCGAAGGCCAAGGAGTTCGCGGAGGAGAGCGCCTCCACGGACCGGATAATCCGCTGGCCGGTCGACGAAGAGCAATCAGCACAGGCTGCCGCGCCCAATGCCGGCAAGACCTACAAGGCGATCGTCACCGGTTTCAGCGGGCAGGAGGCGTTAGTCCAGACAGGCGACCTGCAGGGCGCGATACCGCATGAAGGATACAAGTGGGCGCATCCCTACACGAAATTCTCGTTCGGCGCGGAGAACTACAATTACGTCACGGACCCGAAGAGGATACTCAAGGTCGGCGACGTGATCATGGTGAGGCAGCGCGACGACGGCCAGTTCGACCTGTACCAGGACCCTGCGATACAGAGCGCGCTGGTCGCCATAGATCCGCGCACCGGATACGTCAAGGCGATGATGGGCGGCTACGACTTCGCAAAGAGCGAGTTCAACCGCGCAACCCAGGCGCTGCGCCAGCCGGGCTCGTCGTTCAAACCCTTCGCCTATTCGGCCGCGCTCGACAAGGGCTATACGTTCAACACGACGATAATCGACGAACCGGTGCTCTACAAGGTGGGCAAGTTCGACACATGGAGCCCGAAGAATTACGGAGGCAACTACAACGGCCCCACCCCCTTCATGAACGCGCTCAAGTTTTCGCGCAACATACCCACGGTCAAGATCGTCTACGACATAGGAACCCATTACCTGACCGCCTATCAACGCAAGATGGGGATCACCACGCCGATCGAAAAATATCTCTCCATGGCGCTCGGCGCGAATGCGGTCTATCTCCTGGAGATGGTCCAGGCCTATGCCGTGTTCGACAACAACGGAAAGAAGGTGACCGCCACGGCGATCATCCGCATCGAGGATTCGAAGGGCAACGTGATAGAATCGGTCAACGCGCCCAGAACCGAGATCGCCGACACAGAGCTGCCCCTTTCCGAGGAAGAGAAGAACAAAACCACTCACGAGGAAAAAACCAAAGAGAAGACCAAGGAAAAGAAAAAACCCGGATTGAAGGTCGACGTCATCGACCTCAACACCGCGCTCTTCGAGGAGGGCCAGCGCTTCATAGAACAGGACGGGCTCAACCTCACCGACCTGGAGATAAAGACCCTCTACGGCTCCGAGATACCGCAGGACCATGTGATCACCCCGCAGACCGCCTATCTCATGGTGAAGCTCTTGAAGGGGGTGGTCGAGGGCGGCACGGGCGCCAGGGTGCAGGCGCTGCAGAAACCGGCGGCCGGCAAGACCGGCACGACCAACGACGAGACCGACGCCTGGTTCATAGGGTTCGTTCCCGATCTCGTCGCGGGCGTATGGGTGGGCTACGACGAGGTGCAGAAGATCGCTCCCGGCGCCACGGGCGGCGGCATCGCGGCCCCGATATTCATCGAATTCATGAAGATGGCGACCGAGGGCTGGGCGGCAAAGGACTTCGCCCCGCCCGACAACTTCCCTGCCGGCGACATCACGACTCTAGCCGGAGGCTCCTCTGTCCTGGGCTTGCGGCCCGGCCTTGAGGATATGTCAATGCACGGCGGCTCCGATCGCGCCGGCGAATTCTTCGAGGAGGACTTCGAGGGTTCTAGCGACAACAGCGGCGGAGGGAACCAAGAAGGCAATCAGGGCGGCGAGTATGAAGACCTGTAAGTCGTGATTTCAAAAACACCTCTGATTATTCTAAAGAAATCAACAAGCTGGACTGCAAACCTTCAGCCTTCATTCTCCCCGGCCGAGGTGTTATAATGGCATTGGTTGGGAAAACGTGAAGGAGGCTTGTATGATTCGTTTTCCGGCTTTCTTGAATCATCGCCGCGAGAGGAGGGATGAAAGGGAAAAAGAGAAAGAGCTGACGATGCAAGGTTGGAGCAACAAGGAATCTGCGGCGCCTCATATGGGTTTTGAAATGCAGCGCAACCTGCCCCACGGTATGGGACGCCATTTCGCCCGCAACGCGTTCAAAGGCAGGGGAATCCACCAGATGATCGCACATGCGGGATCGAGGCGCGGCCAGAGCAACGTCGGCTGACACAGGAAACCGGGTCCGGCTGGATGAGAAAGCGGATCATCTTTTTCGGCTTGAAGGAGGGTAGACCTGCAGCGCGGAAAGGAGATCAAGCTCAATAAATCCGGCCGGGCCTTTCTTTATCCGCAGCGACTCACAACACTAACCCAAAGCCATCTCTTCGAGCTGCGCCTCCACGCACTCCCGCAGCGCAGATAGATCGTAGCCGCCCTCGAGGGTGCAGGCCATCCTGCCCTTGCAGACGTGATCGGCCAGCTCCACGAGCGAACGCATGATCCAGCGATAGCCTTCGGTGGTCACGCGCATACCGCCGAGCGGGTCCTTGAGATGAGAATCGAAACCAGCGGAGACCAGGATGTACTGCGGAGAGAATTTCTCCACCGCCGGGATTATCGTGTCGCCGATCGCACGTTTGTACTCGTCGTCGCCCGCCCCTGCCGAAAGCGGAACATTGAGCGTGGCCCCCCTGCCCTCGCCTTCGCCCTTCTCCTCCTCAGAGCCCGTGCCCGGATAGAAGGGATAGCGATGGCAGGATGCGAAGAAGACGTCCCCCCTCTTGTAGAAGGAGTGTTGCGTGCCGTTGCCGTGGTGGATGTCGAAATCGACGATCGCGATGCGCTCAGCGCCGGCGACCTTCGCCAGCCACTCCGCGCCTATGGCCACGTTGTTGAAGATGCAGAAGCCCATGGCCCGGCCGCGCTCCGCGTGATGGCCCGGCGGCCTCACAAACGCGAAGGAGTTTCTGCATTCGCCCTTGTGCACTGACTCGACACAGGAGAGAAACCCTCCGGCGGCGCGGATCGCCGCCTTCCAAGTGTAGGCGTTGGCGCTGGTGTCGGGGTCGAGGGCCACGAGCTCAGCGCCGTCGGTGTTCTTGATCCTCTGGATGTAGTCCCTGTCGTGGATAAATGCGATTTCGTCCTCTGTCGCGTCCCGGCCGGGAAGCTTCGCGAGCTCCCTCCCGATGCCGTCACCGTCGAGGACTTCCTTTATGGCCTGCAGGCGTTTGGGAGATTCGGGGTGCAGATAGCCCATCTGGTGGAAGGTGCAGATATCATCGTAGAAGACCGCCGTGGACTTCATATATCCGTCCAGTCCCTGGGCACTTCTGTGCTTTCCGTTACTTCCACGATCAGGGTGGTGATATTGTCGCGACCTCCCCTGTCCTTCGCCGCTTCCACCATTCTGTCACAGGCGGTCTGCAGGTCGTCCATGCTTCCAAAATCGAGGATGTCAGCCTCGCCCAAGACGTTGCTGAGGCCATCGCTGCAGAGCAAAAACCGTTCCGGCGGTTTCATCGACAACACGTTTATATCCGCCCTGACCTCTTCCTTGAATCCCACGGATCTGGTAATCACGTTTCTCTTCTCGTGCGTCAGCGCCGCTTCCGGCGGAAGCTCCCCGCTCCTTATCCTGTCCTCCACCCATGTATGATCGTGTGTCAGAAGCTCTATCCTTCCGTCCGCCAGACGATATGCGCGGGAATCCCCCACATGAGCTATATAGATCTTGCCGTCGCGGACAAGGAGTGAGACGAGGGTGGTGCCCATCCTGTGCCTGGCCTTGAACCTTTTTTGAAATTCATCGTCGGGCCCTGCCCCGCCGCCCGGAAAGGCCTTCTCGATTTCCTTTTCGTTCAGATCGAAGAGTTTCTTGTTGATAATGAGCACTGCGAATTCCATGAGTCGGGCAGGATCTACGCCGTCCCACATTCCGTCGGACGATATCGGCTCGAGCGTCGCATCGCCCCCCGCCGGAGCAGTGCGGCGAACGATCTTATCGAGGCTCTCCGACGTGAACCAGCTGGCGACTTCCCCCTTGTCATGCCCGCCCATGCCGTCGGCCACTATGAACACGCCCGCCGCCTCGTCCACGAGAAA
The genomic region above belongs to bacterium and contains:
- a CDS encoding histone deacetylase — protein: MKSTAVFYDDICTFHQMGYLHPESPKRLQAIKEVLDGDGIGRELAKLPGRDATEDEIAFIHDRDYIQRIKNTDGAELVALDPDTSANAYTWKAAIRAAGGFLSCVESVHKGECRNSFAFVRPPGHHAERGRAMGFCIFNNVAIGAEWLAKVAGAERIAIVDFDIHHGNGTQHSFYKRGDVFFASCHRYPFYPGTGSEEEKGEGEGRGATLNVPLSAGAGDDEYKRAIGDTIIPAVEKFSPQYILVSAGFDSHLKDPLGGMRVTTEGYRWIMRSLVELADHVCKGRMACTLEGGYDLSALRECVEAQLEEMALG
- a CDS encoding protein phosphatase 2C domain-containing protein yields the protein MKKTTPLNIRIRARAASDIGQRANNEDAFLVDEAAGVFIVADGMGGHDKGEVASWFTSESLDKIVRRTAPAGGDATLEPISSDGMWDGVDPARLMEFAVLIINKKLFDLNEKEIEKAFPGGGAGPDDEFQKRFKARHRMGTTLVSLLVRDGKIYIAHVGDSRAYRLADGRIELLTHDHTWVEDRIRSGELPPEAALTHEKRNVITRSVGFKEEVRADINVLSMKPPERFLLCSDGLSNVLGEADILDFGSMDDLQTACDRMVEAAKDRGGRDNITTLIVEVTESTEVPRDWTDI
- a CDS encoding PBP1A family penicillin-binding protein; the protein is DIKTLEDYRPPVISEVFADDGTKIAEFWTECRIFLPYDKIPKLVAQAFVDAEDARFFEHKGVDMRSIARAFVANLQAGEIKQGGSTITQQITRSLLLTRERKLSRKVKEAILATRLERYLDKETILTLYLNQIYLGNRAYGVAAAARNYFKKPLNQLSIAQIALLAGMPSAPTSFSPINNPAEARLRQLHVLNRMVDEGHLSEEEADKARAEKFEIFVAGTDKDFDDPDAAYFSEHVRRIVKEKFGDDFLYHRGLKIYTTVNLKMQHEAAKAIRRGIESLDRRKGWRGPLEHVDETEITAKAKEFAEESASTDRIIRWPVDEEQSAQAAAPNAGKTYKAIVTGFSGQEALVQTGDLQGAIPHEGYKWAHPYTKFSFGAENYNYVTDPKRILKVGDVIMVRQRDDGQFDLYQDPAIQSALVAIDPRTGYVKAMMGGYDFAKSEFNRATQALRQPGSSFKPFAYSAALDKGYTFNTTIIDEPVLYKVGKFDTWSPKNYGGNYNGPTPFMNALKFSRNIPTVKIVYDIGTHYLTAYQRKMGITTPIEKYLSMALGANAVYLLEMVQAYAVFDNNGKKVTATAIIRIEDSKGNVIESVNAPRTEIADTELPLSEEEKNKTTHEEKTKEKTKEKKKPGLKVDVIDLNTALFEEGQRFIEQDGLNLTDLEIKTLYGSEIPQDHVITPQTAYLMVKLLKGVVEGGTGARVQALQKPAAGKTGTTNDETDAWFIGFVPDLVAGVWVGYDEVQKIAPGATGGGIAAPIFIEFMKMATEGWAAKDFAPPDNFPAGDITTLAGGSSVLGLRPGLEDMSMHGGSDRAGEFFEEDFEGSSDNSGGGNQEGNQGGEYEDL